The Bradyrhizobium sp. WBAH42 genome includes a window with the following:
- a CDS encoding Ig-like domain-containing protein, with protein MRIFALAAVLSLTPATAFAISECRVTGNPSVFGVDMTAYFAVRSGETCNFPMRIPGAMHSSGVSRKPAHGKLRQVNVTTFRYTAAANYKGTDTFAIYGEGKGPYGSGKSVMTVNATIE; from the coding sequence ATGCGGATATTCGCTCTCGCTGCTGTGCTGAGCCTGACGCCGGCTACGGCCTTCGCCATCTCCGAGTGCAGGGTCACCGGTAACCCATCCGTGTTCGGCGTGGACATGACGGCCTACTTCGCGGTCAGGTCGGGCGAAACGTGCAATTTCCCGATGCGAATTCCGGGAGCGATGCATAGCTCCGGCGTGTCCCGGAAGCCCGCGCACGGGAAGCTCAGACAAGTCAACGTAACGACGTTCAGGTACACCGCGGCAGCCAATTACAAGGGCACCGATACGTTCGCCATCTATGGTGAAGGAAAGGGTCCATACGGCTCTGGCAAATCGGTCATGACGGTGAATGCGACGATAGAGTAG
- the rocF gene encoding arginase: MTDRTMTDRARRIALLGAPIDMGASQRGTLMGPAALRTAGLATLLESLDFEVVDYGDLSVAEVLDLTDRPPEMANHYREIQRWTRVLSRRGYEIATSGALPIFLGGDHTLSMGSVNAMARHWQEQGRELFVLWLDAHADYNTPETTITANMHGMSAAFLCGEPGLDGLLGDDPRASILPDKLDLFGARSIDKLEKELMRSRRIRIVDMRQIDEFGVAVLIRRVIERVKASNGVLHVSFDVDFLDPCVAPGVGTTVPGGATYREAHLIMELLHDSGVVGSVDIVELNPFLDERGRTARTAVELIGSLFGQQITDRPTPSNAIAPGE, translated from the coding sequence GTGACCGACCGGACCATGACGGATCGAGCCCGGCGCATCGCCTTGCTCGGTGCACCCATCGACATGGGGGCTTCGCAACGCGGCACCTTGATGGGGCCCGCGGCGCTGCGCACCGCCGGCCTTGCGACATTGCTGGAAAGCCTTGATTTCGAGGTCGTTGATTATGGCGATCTGTCGGTAGCCGAAGTCCTGGACCTCACCGACAGGCCGCCCGAAATGGCCAATCACTACCGCGAAATCCAGCGCTGGACCCGCGTCCTGAGCCGCAGAGGCTATGAGATCGCGACAAGTGGTGCGCTGCCGATCTTTCTCGGCGGCGATCACACGCTGTCGATGGGGTCGGTCAATGCCATGGCGCGTCATTGGCAGGAGCAGGGCCGCGAACTCTTCGTGCTCTGGCTCGACGCCCATGCCGACTACAACACGCCGGAGACGACGATCACCGCGAACATGCACGGCATGTCAGCCGCGTTCCTGTGCGGCGAGCCGGGCCTTGACGGCCTGCTCGGCGACGATCCGCGCGCTTCGATTCTCCCGGACAAACTCGATCTGTTCGGTGCGCGTTCGATCGACAAGCTCGAGAAGGAGCTGATGCGCTCACGCCGGATCAGGATCGTCGACATGCGCCAGATCGACGAGTTCGGCGTCGCCGTCCTGATCCGCCGCGTCATCGAACGCGTCAAGGCGAGCAATGGCGTGCTGCATGTCAGCTTCGATGTGGATTTCCTCGATCCCTGCGTGGCGCCGGGCGTCGGCACCACCGTGCCGGGTGGCGCCACCTATCGCGAGGCGCACCTGATCATGGAACTGCTGCACGATTCCGGCGTGGTCGGATCGGTCGACATCGTCGAGCTCAATCCGTTCCTGGACGAACGCGGTCGGACCGCGCGCACCGCGGTCGAGCTGATCGGCAGCCTGTTCGGCCAGCAGATCACCGACCGGCCGACGCCGAGCAATGCCATCGCGCCGGGCGAGTGA
- a CDS encoding ThuA domain-containing protein, with amino-acid sequence MTRREFIPLVSSAAAIRPLGARAERPPERVLYFTYSAGYRHDVIPLSEAILTQLGRNSGAYEVIATEDLSEFSTGSLERYAAVMFYTSGEIPMSGAQKKALLNFVRSGRGFLGVHSATDTFYTWPDYLDLIGGYFNGHPWHQGVTIEVADDADPLVAFLGNSLQLNDEIYQISDFDYRGSRVLLRLDQSSVDLNKAGVHQRFYGWPLAWKRFYGEGRVFYSALGHEASVWQDPRCQKILTNAILWSTRRSA; translated from the coding sequence GTGACGCGACGCGAGTTCATCCCACTCGTCAGCAGCGCGGCGGCAATCCGACCGCTCGGCGCGCGTGCAGAGCGCCCGCCAGAACGTGTCCTCTATTTCACATACTCGGCCGGCTATCGGCACGACGTCATACCACTTTCCGAAGCAATCCTGACGCAGCTTGGAAGGAACTCCGGTGCCTATGAAGTCATCGCAACGGAAGACTTGTCTGAATTTTCGACTGGAAGCCTCGAGCGGTACGCCGCTGTGATGTTCTATACAAGCGGTGAAATTCCGATGAGCGGCGCCCAAAAGAAAGCACTTCTCAACTTTGTGCGCTCGGGCCGTGGCTTTCTCGGCGTTCACTCGGCCACTGACACATTCTACACTTGGCCAGACTATCTCGATCTGATCGGCGGCTACTTCAATGGTCATCCCTGGCATCAGGGTGTGACCATCGAGGTGGCTGATGATGCAGACCCGCTGGTGGCGTTTCTGGGGAATTCGTTGCAGTTGAACGATGAAATCTACCAGATCAGCGACTTCGACTATCGCGGATCACGCGTGCTCCTGCGCCTCGACCAAAGTTCGGTGGACCTCAATAAGGCCGGTGTGCATCAACGCTTCTATGGTTGGCCGCTCGCCTGGAAACGATTTTACGGCGAGGGGCGAGTATTCTATTCGGCGCTTGGCCACGAGGCGTCGGTCTGGCAGGACCCGCGCTGCCAGAAGATCCTCACTAACGCTATCCTCTGGTCTACGAGAAGGTCGGCCTAG
- a CDS encoding DUF4261 domain-containing protein: MSGSLLSLVLLSRPVTPDMSAVAKALHLRHPELATEATNGEESQPAQANSPLIRCGNELVAVMSMPAPIPQDPGLWARAARTWPESEAVATDHQGHIIVSLLGKSERPLVAARLTTAVIGALIATVPECCGVVWAGRVARAADLWLETSRWSLAPYPDYPFRLWVDILPFRSGAKIGAITMGLSAFVGREIEFVTGKLALPALFEKVAGLSVYLIEHGNVVKDGDTIGASASERIAVRYKNSDVFGDLPVFYCTDDPT; the protein is encoded by the coding sequence ATGAGTGGCTCGCTTCTTTCTCTGGTCCTGTTGAGCAGGCCGGTGACGCCCGACATGTCAGCAGTCGCCAAAGCCCTTCACCTCCGGCATCCGGAGTTGGCAACAGAGGCGACGAACGGTGAAGAGTCGCAACCGGCTCAAGCGAATTCGCCGCTCATCCGTTGCGGCAACGAGCTCGTTGCGGTCATGTCGATGCCGGCACCCATTCCGCAGGATCCGGGGCTTTGGGCGCGCGCTGCGCGAACCTGGCCGGAAAGCGAGGCTGTGGCAACTGACCATCAGGGCCACATCATCGTCTCGCTGCTCGGAAAAAGTGAGCGGCCGCTGGTCGCCGCCCGCCTTACGACTGCGGTCATCGGTGCGTTGATTGCCACCGTGCCGGAATGTTGCGGCGTGGTGTGGGCGGGGCGGGTAGCGCGGGCTGCCGATCTATGGCTCGAAACGTCGCGGTGGTCGCTCGCACCATATCCGGACTATCCCTTCAGGCTATGGGTTGACATTCTTCCGTTCCGGTCAGGTGCAAAGATCGGAGCGATCACCATGGGATTGTCCGCCTTCGTCGGCCGTGAGATCGAGTTCGTGACCGGTAAGCTTGCGCTTCCGGCGTTGTTCGAGAAGGTGGCGGGACTTTCCGTGTATCTGATCGAGCACGGAAACGTGGTGAAGGACGGCGATACGATCGGAGCAAGTGCGAGCGAGCGGATTGCGGTGCGCTACAAGAACTCTGATGTCTTCGGAGATCTGCCGGTATTTTATTGTACGGATGATCCCACGTAA
- a CDS encoding Myb-like DNA-binding domain-containing protein has protein sequence MQSRYPLLKRWTADEHERLKALAEAGRRPDEIAAELNRSEAAVRVRAWQHGIALGTGTSKRGK, from the coding sequence ATGCAATCACGCTATCCCTTGCTGAAGAGGTGGACAGCGGACGAGCATGAGCGGCTGAAAGCGCTGGCCGAAGCCGGACGCCGGCCCGACGAGATTGCGGCAGAGCTCAATCGGAGCGAAGCGGCGGTGCGGGTGCGGGCCTGGCAGCACGGCATTGCGCTAGGCACCGGCACTTCGAAGCGCGGCAAATAG
- a CDS encoding mandelate racemase/muconate lactonizing enzyme family protein, whose amino-acid sequence MTKSSKATSLEILACDAGWRNYHFVKLTTEDGIVGWSEFDEGFGSPGVGAAIQRLSARVIGQNVFQHERIFAELFAATRPAAGGVVAQALGAIENALLDAKAKSLGVPCYELLGGKIRDRVRLYWSHCATWRINHPSWYKPPIESLDGVKAMGREVREKKFTALKTNIFSYDEGKPTGWRPGFGSPFAPEINVDRKILRDLHMHLEAIRDGAGPDVDILLDCNFNAKTEGYLKILRTIADLDMFWVEIDSFNPEALGYIRRQSPHPISSCETLLSLREFLPYFQAQAMDVAIIDTPWNGVWQSMKIAAAAEAFEVNVAPHNFYGHLCSMMNAHFCAAVPNLRIMEIDIDRLSWDRELFTHEPEIEKGHLIIPNRPGWGTEPNEEALRVHPPKTSGGLLSYGRKS is encoded by the coding sequence ATGACCAAATCATCAAAAGCAACAAGCCTCGAGATCCTCGCCTGCGATGCCGGCTGGAGAAACTATCATTTCGTCAAGCTGACGACCGAGGACGGCATCGTCGGCTGGAGCGAATTCGATGAGGGTTTTGGCTCGCCCGGCGTCGGCGCCGCGATCCAGCGCCTCTCCGCCCGGGTCATCGGGCAAAACGTCTTCCAGCACGAGCGCATCTTTGCCGAATTGTTCGCGGCGACGCGTCCCGCGGCCGGCGGCGTGGTGGCGCAAGCGCTCGGTGCGATCGAGAACGCGCTGCTCGATGCCAAGGCGAAATCGCTCGGTGTTCCCTGCTATGAGCTGCTCGGCGGCAAGATCCGCGATCGCGTCAGGCTCTACTGGTCGCATTGCGCCACCTGGCGCATCAACCACCCGTCCTGGTACAAGCCGCCGATCGAAAGTCTCGACGGCGTCAAGGCCATGGGGCGCGAAGTGCGCGAGAAGAAGTTCACCGCGCTCAAGACCAACATCTTCTCCTATGACGAGGGCAAGCCGACCGGCTGGCGCCCCGGCTTCGGCTCACCTTTTGCACCCGAGATCAACGTCGACCGCAAGATCCTGCGCGACCTGCACATGCATCTGGAAGCGATCCGCGACGGCGCCGGCCCCGACGTCGACATCCTGCTCGACTGCAACTTCAACGCCAAGACCGAAGGCTATCTGAAGATCCTGCGCACCATTGCCGACCTCGACATGTTCTGGGTCGAGATTGACAGCTTCAATCCGGAAGCCCTCGGCTATATCCGCCGGCAAAGCCCGCACCCGATCTCGTCCTGCGAGACGCTGCTCTCCTTGCGTGAATTCCTGCCCTATTTCCAGGCGCAGGCCATGGACGTCGCGATCATCGACACGCCCTGGAACGGGGTCTGGCAGTCGATGAAAATCGCTGCGGCAGCCGAAGCCTTCGAGGTCAACGTCGCCCCGCACAATTTCTACGGCCATCTCTGTTCGATGATGAACGCGCATTTCTGCGCCGCGGTGCCGAACCTGCGGATCATGGAGATCGACATCGATCGTCTATCGTGGGATCGCGAGCTGTTCACGCACGAGCCGGAGATCGAGAAAGGCCATCTCATCATCCCGAACCGGCCTGGTTGGGGCACCGAGCCGAACGAGGAAGCCTTGCGGGTCCATCCGCCGAAGACCAGTGGCGGGCTCCTCAGCTACGGTCGCAAGAGCTGA
- a CDS encoding PRC-barrel domain-containing protein, producing MKTTFAAALIGSALISGAALAQSAQPADQAAPAATARPADKMMLKDNWRASKLMGLNVYNEANEKLGDINELLVDKSGKINAVVIGIGGFLGMGEHDIAVSIDKLKFMEEPVRTSSTSNSPASRETTTGAASTNATSRNTNDWVPDHAVMSGNKEQLKALPQFKYSDYN from the coding sequence ATGAAAACCACTTTTGCCGCAGCTCTGATCGGCAGCGCTTTGATCAGCGGCGCCGCATTGGCGCAATCCGCTCAGCCGGCTGATCAAGCGGCGCCCGCTGCCACCGCGCGGCCGGCCGACAAGATGATGCTGAAGGACAATTGGCGCGCCTCGAAGCTCATGGGCCTGAACGTCTATAACGAGGCCAATGAGAAGCTCGGCGACATCAACGAGCTGCTCGTCGACAAGAGCGGCAAGATCAACGCAGTGGTGATCGGCATCGGCGGCTTCCTGGGGATGGGCGAGCACGATATCGCCGTCTCCATCGACAAGCTGAAGTTCATGGAAGAGCCGGTCCGGACCAGCTCGACCAGCAACTCGCCCGCCTCGCGCGAGACCACAACCGGTGCGGCATCGACGAATGCCACGAGCCGCAACACCAATGATTGGGTACCCGACCATGCGGTCATGAGCGGAAACAAGGAGCAGCTGAAGGCGCTCCCGCAGTTCAAGTATTCGGACTATAACTAA
- a CDS encoding DUF3551 domain-containing protein, translating into MRLALLIGVLLMGLSSAANARDYPWCVFGGHAGPPGECMYETREQCLASASGRWTSYCDINPRVRFQQQAPPPTACDSRGRRCAPRS; encoded by the coding sequence ATGCGACTCGCTTTGCTTATTGGGGTCCTGCTGATGGGGCTTTCTTCAGCAGCAAACGCCCGCGATTATCCCTGGTGCGTCTTCGGTGGCCATGCTGGCCCCCCCGGCGAATGCATGTATGAGACGAGGGAGCAGTGCCTGGCTTCGGCATCGGGACGGTGGACCAGCTATTGCGATATCAATCCGCGCGTGAGATTCCAGCAGCAGGCACCGCCCCCGACAGCATGTGACTCTCGCGGGCGCCGGTGCGCGCCGAGATCGTGA
- a CDS encoding NRAMP family divalent metal transporter translates to MSDSALTPTKSAPTLLQRLGPGLITGAADDDPSGIATYSQAGAQFGYGLLWTAFLTTPFMIAIQLVSAQIGRVTGKGLAANVMRVAPRWAVLALVSMLVAANTFNIAADIAAMAEALSLVIGGLNHEHALIFAAGSTLLQVFLPYRRYSPVLKFLTLALFAYVATAFTVQIPWSTALLAAVWPKVNVSSDYLLMVVAVLGTTISPYLFFWQASQEVEEMNQGKRDKPLRELKRGGGHELDRIKMDTVSGMLLSNGIAFFIILTTASVLHANGVTNIGSATEAAEALRPLAGDFTFALFATGIIGTGLLAIPVLAGSAAYGVAEIFGWRATLEAKPDEAAGFYTIIAAATLIGFGLGFTGIDSIHMLVWSAVLNGIVAVPIMAMMMLIVSSRAIMGRFRARSWLIALGWLGTALMALAVLALLGSSVIG, encoded by the coding sequence ATGAGCGACAGCGCCCTCACCCCGACGAAATCCGCGCCAACGCTGCTGCAACGCTTGGGGCCCGGCCTCATCACCGGAGCTGCCGACGACGATCCGTCCGGCATCGCCACCTATTCGCAGGCCGGCGCCCAATTCGGCTATGGTCTGTTGTGGACGGCGTTTCTGACCACGCCGTTCATGATCGCGATCCAGCTCGTCAGCGCGCAGATCGGCCGCGTCACCGGCAAGGGGCTCGCCGCCAACGTCATGCGGGTCGCGCCGCGCTGGGCTGTGCTGGCGTTGGTCTCGATGCTGGTCGCCGCGAACACGTTCAACATCGCCGCCGACATCGCCGCGATGGCCGAGGCACTCTCGCTCGTGATCGGCGGCCTCAACCACGAGCACGCGCTGATCTTCGCGGCCGGCTCGACCCTGCTGCAGGTGTTCCTGCCCTATCGCCGTTATTCGCCGGTGTTGAAATTCCTCACACTGGCGCTGTTCGCCTATGTCGCGACCGCCTTCACGGTGCAGATTCCCTGGAGCACGGCGCTGCTCGCCGCGGTGTGGCCGAAGGTAAACGTCAGCAGCGACTATCTCCTCATGGTGGTCGCCGTGCTCGGCACCACCATCAGCCCCTATCTGTTCTTCTGGCAGGCCTCGCAGGAGGTCGAGGAGATGAACCAGGGCAAGCGCGACAAGCCGCTTCGCGAGCTCAAGCGCGGCGGCGGTCACGAGCTCGACCGCATCAAGATGGACACGGTCTCCGGCATGCTGCTCTCCAACGGCATCGCCTTCTTCATCATCCTGACCACCGCATCGGTCCTGCACGCCAACGGCGTCACCAATATCGGCTCGGCGACGGAAGCGGCCGAAGCGCTGCGGCCGCTCGCAGGCGATTTCACCTTCGCCCTGTTTGCGACCGGGATCATCGGCACGGGCCTGCTCGCGATTCCGGTGCTGGCGGGCTCGGCCGCCTACGGCGTTGCCGAGATCTTCGGCTGGCGCGCCACGCTGGAGGCCAAGCCGGACGAAGCGGCCGGCTTCTACACCATCATCGCCGCGGCGACCCTCATCGGCTTCGGCCTCGGCTTCACCGGCATCGACTCGATCCACATGCTGGTGTGGAGCGCGGTGCTCAACGGCATCGTCGCCGTCCCCATCATGGCGATGATGATGCTGATCGTCTCGAGCCGCGCGATCATGGGCCGCTTCAGGGCCCGCTCCTGGCTGATCGCGCTGGGCTGGCTCGGCACCGCGCTGATGGCGCTCGCCGTTCTCGCTTTGCTCGGCTCGTCGGTGATTGGCTGA
- a CDS encoding imm11 family protein: MSSKQAKQNKRSSLRKRKFYRMEFYRTGNPSGFEITDDGPSLLDPGRLSDFAGPTPCVTFNPRGRRPLDSELWYAFWLISDRAKTVFEAVDPEAFSFVACDVQVSNGVWDGPRYWFCDVRRVLDALDEEQSRLNIGICDDPGSVDFGQKVYDFWGDVELVFNDELVGDAHVFRMAYAIDCVICDGALKDAWRSAGLRGMLFEDASDLPLIPRRTS, encoded by the coding sequence ATGAGCAGCAAGCAGGCAAAGCAGAACAAGCGCTCCTCATTGCGGAAACGCAAATTCTACAGAATGGAGTTCTATCGAACAGGCAACCCAAGTGGTTTCGAGATCACTGATGATGGCCCCTCTCTCCTCGACCCCGGGCGCTTGTCAGATTTTGCTGGGCCGACGCCATGCGTCACGTTCAATCCGCGAGGGCGCCGGCCTCTGGATTCTGAGCTCTGGTATGCATTCTGGCTGATCTCTGATCGCGCTAAGACCGTGTTTGAGGCCGTCGACCCAGAGGCGTTTTCCTTCGTCGCCTGCGACGTGCAGGTTTCGAACGGGGTCTGGGATGGGCCGCGCTACTGGTTCTGCGATGTGCGTCGTGTTCTGGACGCATTGGATGAGGAGCAATCGCGGTTGAACATCGGGATTTGCGACGATCCAGGCTCTGTAGATTTCGGTCAGAAAGTCTACGATTTTTGGGGTGACGTCGAGCTCGTGTTCAATGACGAATTGGTTGGCGATGCGCATGTATTTAGAATGGCGTACGCCATAGATTGTGTCATATGTGACGGAGCCCTGAAGGATGCCTGGAGGTCGGCAGGCCTCAGGGGCATGTTGTTCGAAGACGCCTCGGATCTCCCTCTGATCCCGCGCCGAACATCTTAA
- a CDS encoding CsbD family protein, whose product MDREHVKGAADKAKGAIKEGAGKLTGDKDLEAEGKLDKAKGSAHNVAGDVKDAARDASDALKK is encoded by the coding sequence ATGGACCGTGAACATGTGAAGGGCGCCGCCGACAAGGCAAAAGGCGCGATCAAAGAAGGGGCCGGCAAGCTCACCGGAGACAAGGACCTGGAAGCTGAAGGCAAGTTGGATAAGGCCAAGGGATCCGCCCATAACGTCGCTGGAGATGTGAAGGACGCAGCGCGGGACGCCTCTGACGCCCTCAAGAAATAG
- a CDS encoding FAD-dependent monooxygenase, translating to MPFLLPTSRSRNRTSAERAAAGHAVIIAGAGPTGLMLAAELALAQIDVAIVERRASQDIVETRAGGLHARSIEILDQRGIAGRFLREGQITQLAGFAWTRLDIGDLPTRHPYGLALRQNHIERLLAEWVAELAVPIYRSREVTSFAEDETGLDVTLSGGERLRALYLVGCDGGRSLVRKRAGIDFPGSKPSLSNLMAEVEMREEPQFGLRHDAFGFHGLSKTGSGRVLVVLTEANLVHDGEPSLSDLSAALESVYGTDFGVNNPAWISRFTDAARQAASYRRGRVLLAGDAAHIHHSVGGQGLNLGVHDAVNLGWKLAQVVHGISPESLLDTYHSERHPVAARVLKNTMAQIALLRRGDDGRKAAREVIAELLAMDEPRQRLGAMMSGLDIAYDLGEGHALLGRRMPDLDISVDGQKIALFTLLHGARGVLLNFGKPGGIDITPWADRLAIVDADYDGPWQLPAIGAVPAPGAVLVRADGHVAWVGDESSCGLAEALTRWFGAGGG from the coding sequence ATGCCTTTCCTGCTTCCGACGTCCCGGTCGCGCAACCGAACCAGCGCAGAACGCGCAGCCGCCGGCCATGCGGTCATCATCGCCGGCGCCGGCCCGACCGGCCTGATGCTGGCCGCCGAGCTCGCGCTGGCGCAAATCGACGTCGCCATCGTCGAGCGGCGCGCGAGCCAGGACATCGTCGAGACGCGCGCCGGCGGGCTGCACGCGCGCAGCATCGAGATCCTCGATCAGCGCGGCATCGCGGGTCGCTTCCTGCGCGAAGGGCAGATCACCCAGCTCGCCGGCTTCGCCTGGACCAGGCTCGACATCGGCGATCTCCCCACCCGCCATCCCTACGGGCTCGCGCTGCGGCAGAACCACATCGAGCGCCTCCTCGCCGAATGGGTGGCCGAGCTCGCGGTGCCGATCTATCGCAGCCGCGAGGTGACGAGCTTTGCGGAAGACGAGACCGGCCTCGACGTCACGCTGTCCGGCGGCGAGCGCCTGCGCGCGCTTTATCTCGTCGGCTGCGACGGCGGCCGCAGCCTGGTGCGCAAGCGCGCCGGCATCGACTTCCCTGGCTCAAAACCTTCGCTCAGCAACCTCATGGCCGAGGTCGAGATGCGCGAAGAGCCCCAATTCGGCCTGCGCCACGACGCGTTCGGCTTTCACGGCCTCAGCAAGACGGGAAGCGGGCGCGTGCTGGTCGTGCTGACGGAGGCAAATCTCGTGCACGATGGCGAGCCCTCTTTAAGCGATCTCAGCGCGGCGCTCGAATCCGTCTACGGCACCGATTTCGGCGTCAACAATCCCGCCTGGATCTCCCGCTTCACCGATGCGGCGCGGCAGGCCGCATCCTATCGCAGGGGTCGCGTGCTGCTCGCCGGCGATGCCGCGCACATTCATCATTCCGTCGGCGGCCAGGGCCTCAACCTCGGCGTGCACGACGCGGTCAATCTCGGCTGGAAGCTGGCGCAGGTGGTCCATGGCATCTCGCCCGAAAGCCTGCTCGACACCTATCACAGCGAGCGCCATCCCGTGGCCGCGCGCGTGCTGAAAAACACCATGGCGCAGATCGCCCTGCTCCGCCGCGGCGACGACGGCCGCAAGGCCGCGCGCGAGGTGATCGCCGAGCTGCTTGCCATGGACGAGCCGCGCCAGCGCCTTGGCGCGATGATGAGCGGGCTCGACATTGCTTACGATCTCGGCGAAGGCCACGCGCTGCTCGGCCGGCGCATGCCCGATCTCGACATCAGCGTCGACGGCCAGAAAATCGCGCTGTTCACGCTGCTGCACGGCGCGCGCGGCGTGCTGCTCAATTTCGGCAAGCCGGGCGGCATCGACATTACGCCCTGGGCGGATCGCCTTGCGATCGTCGATGCCGATTACGACGGCCCCTGGCAGCTTCCGGCCATCGGAGCGGTCCCCGCGCCGGGCGCGGTGCTGGTGCGGGCCGATGGCCATGTGGCCTGGGTGGGCGACGAGAGCAGTTGCGGACTTGCGGAAGCGCTGACGCGGTGGTTCGGGGCCGGTGGCGGGTAA
- a CDS encoding AHH domain-containing protein — protein sequence MSILAYHHMISQKFDRHRAFRGVDKQALGVHSRANGIYLPVDYRLAASMNLSPHPGGHNALYYAAVKSVLNQIAKNPEPEIRAAQIRTLMDAMRIGFAKGDLYTNAPMGKSQEDVKQGIENVIKNSQLYLERNPDLHQDLRDNERRNLQTGQDHLLFWSAVLGDARREKLLSEAIERNPNASITSGNKHLGGTPYSKFAPVDDVFHIPPTTPVNPADIPSPPPFIPPSLQWLNESEGFTRSDPRFTGALPAFPAPGPNEQTLGQLPPTTASPSSPLVLLSDPHSGMPNPYYENPLAGGTPVMRNAALPWLAGGVAAAVAAPFLPGWLAALGAILAGTRLANAEESSSSATMEAATPSGGVLSTGAPAFNANGDRLNVGGTRPQLGEASSLDREAPAGTFADRFGEWVTTPVGTMPAKDLAVAPTSAAASVASEDVRRLARVNETNAGNVFTSGSAPVPYLPPTEFDERFGSWTVPATRGQQPQPSKPIGVFADEPSYLIPPPIFGVDGSVNPRDDGEEWFSRWIRPLLPPE from the coding sequence ATGTCGATTTTAGCCTATCATCACATGATCTCGCAAAAGTTCGATCGTCATCGTGCGTTTCGTGGAGTCGATAAACAGGCATTGGGAGTTCACTCCCGCGCGAATGGAATCTATCTGCCGGTGGATTATCGTTTGGCCGCCAGTATGAACCTATCGCCCCATCCAGGTGGACATAACGCCCTTTATTACGCCGCCGTCAAATCCGTCCTAAATCAAATCGCCAAAAATCCCGAGCCGGAGATTCGCGCAGCGCAGATCAGAACACTCATGGATGCAATGCGCATTGGCTTCGCCAAGGGTGATCTCTACACAAATGCGCCCATGGGCAAATCTCAGGAGGATGTCAAGCAGGGTATCGAGAACGTCATCAAGAACAGCCAGTTGTATCTTGAGCGCAATCCCGACTTGCATCAAGACCTTCGGGATAATGAACGGAGGAACTTGCAGACCGGGCAAGACCACCTGCTGTTCTGGTCTGCAGTACTAGGCGATGCTCGAAGGGAAAAGTTGCTGAGCGAGGCAATCGAGAGGAATCCAAATGCCAGTATCACCTCAGGGAACAAACATCTGGGCGGAACGCCGTACTCCAAATTTGCGCCTGTCGATGATGTTTTTCATATCCCGCCGACGACCCCAGTCAACCCGGCCGACATTCCTTCGCCACCACCTTTCATTCCTCCTTCTCTCCAGTGGCTGAACGAGTCGGAAGGGTTCACGCGAAGTGATCCCCGCTTTACAGGCGCGCTGCCCGCCTTTCCAGCGCCAGGTCCAAATGAACAAACGCTCGGTCAGTTGCCTCCGACAACGGCATCGCCATCAAGCCCGCTGGTGCTCCTATCCGACCCGCACTCCGGAATGCCGAATCCATATTACGAAAATCCCTTAGCCGGCGGCACACCTGTGATGCGCAATGCAGCACTTCCTTGGCTGGCTGGAGGGGTCGCGGCCGCCGTAGCTGCTCCCTTCCTTCCCGGCTGGCTGGCTGCTCTAGGAGCCATCTTAGCCGGTACGCGCTTGGCCAACGCGGAGGAAAGTAGTTCTAGCGCGACGATGGAGGCTGCTACTCCTAGCGGAGGGGTGCTCTCGACTGGAGCGCCTGCGTTCAACGCCAACGGAGATCGGCTTAACGTCGGCGGGACAAGGCCCCAGCTCGGCGAAGCCTCCTCGTTAGATCGCGAGGCACCCGCGGGCACTTTTGCCGATCGCTTCGGGGAATGGGTCACCACCCCGGTTGGCACCATGCCCGCCAAAGATCTCGCAGTCGCGCCCACATCTGCCGCAGCATCAGTCGCGTCCGAAGATGTCCGGCGTCTCGCCCGTGTCAATGAGACGAACGCGGGCAACGTATTCACATCGGGCAGTGCGCCAGTCCCGTATCTGCCGCCTACCGAATTCGACGAGCGGTTTGGTAGTTGGACCGTCCCGGCCACTCGTGGCCAGCAGCCGCAACCGAGCAAGCCGATCGGCGTGTTTGCGGACGAGCCGAGCTACCTTATTCCTCCACCCATCTTTGGAGTAGACGGCTCCGTCAATCCGCGCGATGACGGTGAGGAATGGTTCTCGCGCTGGATACGGCCTTTGCTTCCGCCGGAATAA